One genomic window of Myxococcus guangdongensis includes the following:
- a CDS encoding MlaD family protein, with protein sequence MKKLVTPFRVGLLVIAAGAFFVGFVLFAREGGLSDSDSTRVWAYFRDASGLAVRGRVQIAGIRVGEIDDIVLEGTRARVFLKIRNDVDLREDAVLTKRSESLLGDYLLDLNPGTENAPKLESQGQIRRVIDSQGMEAIFESLSQITSDIQQVTGALREVLGGERGAGSLQRIVENLVRLSDSVDATVRRNADRLDVILANFEGVSSDVRTITQSNQADVGRIVDNIEFITRDVREVLASVKNIVGSGEGDFKESVASLKQTLTKLDNSLGNLEEITQKVKDGESTAGMLLTDESVGREVRETVRDVSNLVSRLTELQTEVGIQSTYLAAQGRSKNMLSLRLIPRPDKYYLLEIVDDPRGTVTTQVVQTNPPSEGDPVIQTQKVTKESLKISAQFAKRWYFTTLRVGLIESTGGVGADLHLFDDALTLKMDAFNFAADELRYPRLRATLRAQAFDHLFVVAGMDDMLNAQQRDVVTQRLIAGRDFFVGGGLFFTDDDLKAIITATGLPTP encoded by the coding sequence GTGAAGAAGCTCGTTACGCCTTTCCGTGTTGGCCTGCTGGTCATCGCCGCGGGGGCCTTTTTCGTCGGCTTCGTGCTGTTCGCGCGCGAGGGCGGCCTGAGCGACAGTGACTCCACGCGCGTCTGGGCCTACTTCCGGGATGCCTCCGGCCTCGCGGTGCGCGGGCGCGTGCAGATCGCCGGCATCCGGGTGGGAGAGATTGACGACATCGTCCTGGAGGGCACGCGGGCGCGGGTGTTCCTGAAGATCCGCAACGACGTGGACCTCCGGGAGGACGCGGTCCTCACCAAGCGCTCGGAGTCGCTCCTGGGCGACTACCTGCTGGACTTGAACCCCGGCACGGAGAACGCGCCCAAGCTGGAGTCGCAGGGGCAGATCCGCCGCGTCATCGACAGCCAGGGCATGGAGGCCATCTTCGAGTCGCTGTCGCAGATCACCTCCGACATCCAGCAGGTGACGGGCGCGCTGCGCGAGGTGCTCGGTGGTGAGCGCGGCGCGGGCTCGCTCCAGCGCATCGTGGAGAACCTGGTGCGGTTGTCGGACTCGGTGGACGCCACCGTGCGCCGCAACGCGGACCGCCTGGACGTCATCCTGGCCAACTTCGAGGGCGTGTCGTCCGACGTGCGGACGATTACCCAGAGCAACCAGGCCGACGTGGGCCGCATCGTCGACAACATCGAGTTCATCACCCGCGACGTCCGCGAGGTGCTCGCCAGCGTCAAGAACATCGTCGGCAGCGGGGAAGGGGACTTCAAGGAGAGCGTCGCCAGCCTCAAGCAGACGCTCACCAAGCTGGACAACTCCCTGGGCAACCTCGAGGAGATCACCCAGAAGGTGAAGGACGGCGAGAGCACCGCCGGCATGCTGCTCACCGACGAGAGCGTGGGCCGCGAGGTGCGCGAGACGGTGCGCGACGTGTCCAACCTGGTCTCCCGCCTCACGGAGCTCCAGACGGAGGTGGGCATCCAGAGCACCTACCTGGCCGCGCAGGGCCGCTCGAAGAACATGCTGTCCCTGCGCCTCATCCCCCGGCCGGACAAGTACTACCTGCTGGAGATTGTCGACGACCCGCGCGGCACCGTCACCACCCAGGTGGTGCAGACCAACCCGCCGTCGGAGGGCGACCCGGTCATCCAGACCCAGAAGGTGACCAAGGAGAGCCTGAAGATCAGCGCCCAGTTCGCCAAGCGCTGGTACTTCACCACCCTGCGCGTGGGTCTCATCGAGTCCACCGGCGGCGTGGGCGCGGACCTGCACCTGTTCGACGACGCGCTGACCTTGAAGATGGACGCCTTCAACTTCGCGGCGGACGAGCTGCGCTACCCCCGGCTGCGCGCCACGCTGCGGGCCCAGGCCTTCGACCACCTCTTCGTCGTTGCGGGCATGGACGACATGCTCAACGCGCAGCAGCGCGACGTCGTCACCCAGCGGCTCATCGCCGGCCGCGACTTCTTCGTGGGCGGTGGCCTGTTCTTCACCGACGACGACTTGAAGGCCATCATCACGGCCACCGGCCTGCCCACGCCGTGA
- a CDS encoding ABC transporter ATP-binding protein: MAASGPPPRPDAGASTKPMIQIVDLQKTFGENKVLTGINLSVPQGSTCVILGGSGSGKTVLMKHMIGLLRPDSGQVVIDGEDIVPMGVEDLQRVRNKFGMVFQAAALFDSMTVFENVAFPLRQHTKLSEDALYAKVRAKLDLMDLKREVESKFPSDLSGGMRKRVGLARAVVLDPKIVLYDEPTTGLDPITTDSVDEMILAAQKGLGVTSVVISHDISSAFNVADQIAFLSKGVIVENGTPEQLRMSQHPAVKVFLETWFGKN, from the coding sequence ATGGCTGCCTCCGGTCCTCCTCCGCGTCCCGACGCCGGCGCGTCCACGAAGCCGATGATTCAAATCGTGGACCTGCAGAAGACGTTCGGTGAGAACAAGGTGCTCACCGGCATCAACCTCTCCGTGCCGCAAGGCAGCACGTGCGTCATCCTCGGGGGCTCCGGCTCCGGGAAGACGGTGCTGATGAAGCACATGATCGGCCTGCTCCGCCCGGACAGCGGCCAGGTGGTCATCGATGGGGAGGACATCGTCCCCATGGGTGTCGAGGACCTGCAGCGGGTGCGCAACAAGTTCGGCATGGTGTTCCAGGCCGCGGCCCTGTTCGACTCGATGACGGTGTTCGAGAACGTGGCCTTCCCGCTGCGCCAGCACACGAAGCTGTCCGAGGACGCGCTGTACGCCAAGGTCCGCGCCAAGCTGGACCTGATGGACCTGAAGCGGGAGGTGGAGTCGAAGTTCCCCTCGGACCTGTCGGGCGGCATGCGCAAGCGCGTGGGCCTGGCGCGGGCGGTGGTGCTGGACCCGAAGATCGTCCTCTACGACGAGCCGACCACGGGCCTGGACCCCATCACCACGGACTCCGTGGACGAGATGATCCTCGCGGCTCAAAAGGGGCTGGGCGTCACCAGCGTGGTCATCAGCCACGACATCTCCTCCGCCTTCAACGTGGCGGACCAGATCGCCTTCCTGTCCAAGGGCGTCATCGTGGAGAACGGCACCCCGGAGCAGCTGCGCATGTCCCAGCACCCCGCGGTGAAGGTGTTCCTGGAGACGTGGTTCGGGAAGAATTGA
- a CDS encoding MlaE family ABC transporter permease, which translates to MTTQTPSKPAREPGMLTQTVTSFGKGLIDVVSSIGGVVTLAFDVARWSVRPPYRLHNLFAQLDFVGVGSIFIVGLTGLFTGMVFALQTSEAFRMFDAESLVGPTVALTLTRELAAVFSALMVTMRAGSAMCTELGTMRVTEQVDALETMAVNPVQYLLVPRVLAGLFMVPMLTMLFNTTGMSGAYFVAVGGLGISPGTFLTRTQAWLEPADVYEGVIKGAVFGLSVALICCYKGFNASGGAKGVGQATTEAMVASALSIFILDFLVGIVMH; encoded by the coding sequence ATGACCACGCAGACCCCCAGCAAGCCGGCTCGCGAGCCCGGGATGCTCACCCAGACGGTGACCAGCTTCGGCAAGGGCCTCATCGACGTCGTCAGCTCCATTGGTGGCGTGGTGACGCTGGCCTTCGACGTGGCCCGGTGGAGCGTCCGGCCCCCCTACCGGCTCCACAACCTGTTCGCCCAGCTGGACTTCGTGGGCGTGGGCTCCATCTTCATCGTCGGGTTGACGGGGCTCTTCACGGGCATGGTGTTCGCCCTGCAGACCTCCGAGGCCTTCCGCATGTTCGACGCGGAGAGCCTGGTGGGCCCCACGGTGGCGCTGACCCTGACGCGGGAGCTGGCGGCGGTGTTCTCCGCGCTGATGGTCACCATGCGGGCGGGCTCCGCCATGTGCACCGAGCTGGGCACCATGCGCGTCACCGAGCAGGTGGACGCCCTGGAGACCATGGCCGTCAACCCGGTCCAGTACCTGCTGGTCCCCCGGGTGCTGGCCGGCCTGTTCATGGTCCCCATGCTCACCATGTTGTTCAACACGACGGGCATGTCGGGCGCGTACTTCGTCGCGGTGGGCGGGCTGGGCATCTCCCCGGGCACGTTCCTGACCCGCACCCAGGCGTGGCTGGAGCCGGCGGACGTGTACGAGGGTGTCATCAAGGGCGCGGTCTTCGGCCTCTCGGTGGCGCTCATCTGTTGCTACAAGGGCTTCAACGCCTCGGGCGGCGCCAAGGGCGTCGGTCAGGCGACGACGGAGGCGATGGTGGCGAGCGCGCTGTCCATCTTCATCCTCGATTTCCTCGTGGGCATCGTGATGCACTGA